The genomic DNA GGCCCCCGGCGTATGGAAGAGGAAAGGGGTCCCGAAATGCAAACTGCCACAAACCCACCTCTCTTTCGCGCCTCTGAATTCTGCCACACCTTGTCCCCAACCTCTCTTGTGTTTGTAGACACTGGCTCGGGCCTGTACGGGTAACTATCATGTCGTTAACTGTCTATCGGTTTCGAACAGGGCCTCTAGGTTCAAATGGCAAAGCATCAAACCAAGCAACAGCTTGGGTTGCTTGAGCTGGTGAAAAGAGCAAAGACGGGCGACACTGCCGCCGTGCGGGAACTTATCGCCCGAACGGAGAGGTCGGTGAGGTTCGTTGTCTACGGCATGATGGGGGCCGGCTACCAGGCAGATGACATCGCTCACGATGCGATCACCCACGCGATCCTGAACATAGAGAAGTGCCACGCAAGCCACGATGGTCAGGTCGCGGCATGGTTCATTGTGGTCGCGGAGAACCACGTAAAGAGTTACCTGAGGTCGCCAGAACACGCACGTGCCGAGTTGACCGATGCTACCGCAGAGTGGCTGCAGAGTCCGCCGATTACTTACTTGTTACCCCCTGAGGAGAGATTCGAGCAACTGGTGCTGCTCGGCCTCCTGCGGGAGGCGTTCGAAGCCCTGCCGCAGCAGACTCGCGATATCATAGTGGCCCGGATTTACAACGATCGTCCCTGGAAAGAGGTTGCAGACCGCGTAGGCCTCAGTGTCGAGGCGGCAAAGCAACGAACGAACCGGGCGATCCAGAGGTTAGGCCGCCAGATCACTGAGCGAGCAGTGAACTACACCACGATAGGACCACGCTTCAAGAAGCACCTGGTCCGGATGGGCGTTATCAAGGACGAGCGGTCAGATTGACGATACATTCGTGGGCCCGCCCCATGGCCGGGCCCCGCGCACTGGGAGTGGACATGGGAACGAAAAACCGCCAGAAGACCGGGTATGCTGAGGACGCAGGCTGGGACGGGGATCCCAACCGGGCGTCGCCTTTCCCGGTAGAGGAGGCGGAGGACCAAGTGGTGGACGAGAGAGAGGTCGGGAAGATTATCGGTTGGCTGCGCGAACTGTTCCTCCTAAAGCGGCTCAACTTCGGGCAACGAGTGCCCTACGCGGACTCTCCAGTGCCCAACGAACAGATCAAGGCTTTCCTCCGCACGGCCCGCACCCTCACGCCCGAGGAGTTGGAGGAAGGTCGACACCTCGCAGATCACATCATTGAGCGGGTGGAGAAGGTAAGGTCGTCCAGAGCAGACGAAGACTCACCGACGGATTCGGATCCTACCTAAAGGGATCGTCCGCGCGGCGTCTCGCTGCCGAGCCGCTCAAGGACCGTGTGGGACCAGTGAGACACCGTCTTCTTCAGCAGTTTCGCACTTGGCGAGTGAACGCGGGTGCCGCCGCCCGCTCAGCGATGCACACGAACTTGCCCTCGCTACCCACGTGATCGCGCAGGAAGCGAATGCACATTCTGATTTACAAGCTCATCAGTGCCTCGCCGGACCAGTTCTCGAGCCATGCACGAAGTACCGCCCGGGCTGTGAATCGAAGCGCCGCGTCAGCGCCCTCTCGTGCGACCGCCTCCAATGCTTCTTGTTCGTGCGCGCGCAGAGCGGTCGCTGCCGGCGCGAACGGCAGCGGAGCCAGGCCATAGGCGGCCAGCTCCGCTGCCGATACGCAGGTGCCCGGCCCGTAACTGCCGTCGCTCACGACACTCCGGATAAGGTAGCGCACCAGTGCGTCGCGCGACCCGGAGTCATCGAGGACCCCGAGCGCCGCTGCGGCCGTCGGGTGCAGCGAAGGGCGGGTGGGATCCTCCAGCGCCACAATGACGGGCTCGGGGTCTCGCAGGTCGCCGAGGGCGAACAGGGCGGTGTTCGCGTACGTCGCAGCTCGGGGCCCCGCCCAGCGGGACGCCGCGTACGCGATGAAGCTTACGCGATCAACGCCCAGTTCCAACGGGCGGCCCCGAGTGCCACCGGAAGATCGCGTTCGCATCAGGACCTCGGGAAACAGGTAATACCGGCCGATCAGGGGCGAGCGCCAGGCAAGCAATCGGGGCGTGAGCAGCCTGAACTCGGCGACGTCCGCGATGGAACGGAACGCGTCCGCCGAGTCGACGAACTCAAGGCGGGTCCTCTCGTGCATGTCGACCACACCAGCAGCGGAGTCGACATTCCCAGACGGAGCCCAGCGGTTGATGTCGGCCGCGATCTCAGCAAGGTTCCCTAGAGTCGCCTGAACCGCAGTTACCTCCTCGGACAGGAGCGCGGCTGCTTCCGCCGCTCGTTCCAACGCCTCGAGGCGATCTCGCAAATCCTTCAGAAGCTTGGCTGCGCGCGCGTCGATGATGGCCTTGGCAAGAGGCAGGATGCCACTCCGGGCAAGCTCGGCCGCGTTGCGGAGCTCGCGCAGGGTCCTTCGGAGCCGTGATGGCGATGCCGCGCGTAGTGCTGCGCGGAACGCCACGAAGGCGGCCGAAGCCGGGCTGCCGCTGGTGTCGTAGAACGCGCGGTTCGCCACTCTGCCAATGAAGACGATCGCGGTCTTCCGCATCCCCGCCCGCAGCCGTGACGCCTCCGTGAGACAGGTGTGGAGCGGCGGCCCTGCCGTGTGGACCCACTC from Longimicrobium sp. includes the following:
- a CDS encoding sigma-70 family RNA polymerase sigma factor — protein: MLELVKRAKTGDTAAVRELIARTERSVRFVVYGMMGAGYQADDIAHDAITHAILNIEKCHASHDGQVAAWFIVVAENHVKSYLRSPEHARAELTDATAEWLQSPPITYLLPPEERFEQLVLLGLLREAFEALPQQTRDIIVARIYNDRPWKEVADRVGLSVEAAKQRTNRAIQRLGRQITERAVNYTTIGPRFKKHLVRMGVIKDERSD